A genomic region of Melanotaenia boesemani isolate fMelBoe1 chromosome 21, fMelBoe1.pri, whole genome shotgun sequence contains the following coding sequences:
- the arhgap27 gene encoding rho GTPase-activating protein 15 isoform X3, with amino-acid sequence MFGYIWNLSLEEHRHGGHVLQVWSGHQAKRGLTLPVAAQVQNESLRTAVYVNVEQLRRSICESPHSASSPGSPSYLDQEEWEVHVDQESGQEYYYHPATGHTTWDNPFLDSPTDPEQLSLKEPCSPTPSQSPIRSLSTSSPTGWTSDWEQLVDETSGRPYFYNPMSGETSWEPPEQQSPYPPLMEPMSVHRFHEDGPPPLPEEDYPCEDYPPAEQPEAHEEPLTTGPPTLPKEYTLSHVCRTIIPRANLDRSTPPGWHLTVEPNGTWVFTSENSPDQWIKSVDERGQTYYYLRDGSKSQWNLPEVPVAPSQYRVENGVETQNVSVMKNWRHTMGPAQLNVTQDDGRFVPTHKRNTSDYSSDSSSTGNSPETQHNVQNLEKAGILNKTKVSENGKKVRKNWTQTWTVLHGGVLTFHKDPKSTTTGAASKTNQIVPEVTVDLKGAAIGWASKDKSSKKNVLELKGKNGVEFLIQYDTESIITDWHKVLVDTIRQLEYQDHHSEEEDSDLYEKISNTDDKFGSNLEKRRPSKPTVTHSSSSVGETDQKKVRTKLMKFLMKRPTLQSVKEKGYIRENVFGCHLATLCTQEKTTVPSFVEKCIKAVEKRGLDIDGLYRVSGNLAVIQKLRFKADHEELDLEDGQWEDVHVITGALKLFFRELPEPLFPFSHFNKFISAIRIPDYNAKLSYFRDLVKSLPPPNHDTMKLLFGHLHRVIQCGEDNRMTVQNVAIVFGPTLLRPEMESANIAMHMVFQNQIVEFILNEYERIFHSS; translated from the exons ATGTTTGGATATATATGGAACCTGTCATTAGAAGAGCATAGACATGGTGGACATGTACTCCAGGTTTGGTCAGGTCATCAGGCCAAGCGGGGCTTGACTCTGCCAGTAGCAGCTCAG GTGCAGAATGAGAGTCTCCGGACAGCAGTGTACGTCAATGTAGAGCAGCTTCGTCGAAGCATCTGCGAGTCTCCCCACTCAGCTTCATCGCCCGGCTCACCTTCCTATCTTGACCAGGAAGAATGGGAGGTGCATGttgaccaagaaagtggacagGAATACTATTATCACCCCGCTACGGGGCACACCACTTGGGATAACCCCTTTTTAGACTCCCCTACAGACCCTGAGCAGCTTTCTCTAAAGGAGCCCTGCTCCCCCACGCCTTCTCAGTCTCCTATCCGTTCTCTGTCCACTTCCTCCCCCACTGGGTGGACCTCAGACTGGGAGCAGTTAGTGGATGAGACCAGTGGTCGCCCCTACTTCTACAATCCAATGTCTGGGGAGACGTCCTGGGAACCTCCAGAGCAGCAGAGCCCATATCCCCCTCTGATGGAGCCTATGAGTGTGCACAGGTTTCATGAAGATGGGCCG cctCCATTACCAGAGGAGGACTACCCTTGTGAGGATTACCCCCCTGCAGAACAGCCAGAAGCCCACGAGGAGCCCCTTACAACTGGACCTCCCACTCTCCCGAAAGAGTACACCCTCAGCCATGTTTGCCGGACCATCATTCCCCGGGCCAATCTGGACCGCAGCACCCCACCTGGTTGGCACCTCACCGTGGAACCCAACGGGACATGGGTGTTCACAAGTGAAAACTCTCCAGATCAG TGGATCAAGTCTGTGGATGAACGAGGGCAGACCTACTACTACCTGAGAGATGGTTCCAAGTCCCAGTGGAACCTGCCTGAA GTTCCTGTAGCTCCAAGCCAGTACAGGGTGGAAAATGGTGTTGAGACCCAAAATGTGTCAGTCATGAAAAACTGGAGACACACCATGGGACCTGCTCAGCTCAACGTCACCCAGGATGATggg aGGTTTGTCCCAACTCACAAGAGGAACACGTCAGACTACAGCAGCGACAGCTCCAGTACAGGAAACTCTCCAGAGACGCAGCATAAC GTGCAGAACTTGGAGAAAGCTGGAATcctcaataaaacaaaagtgtcTGAGAATGGAAAGAAAGTGAG GAAAAACTGGACTCAGACATGGACAGTTCTTCATGGAGGAGTCCTGACTTTCCACAAGGACCCAAAGTCAACAACAACAGGTGCCGCG AGCAAGACCAATCAGATTGTTCCCGAGGTCACAGTGGATCTGAAAGGCGCTGCGATTGGCTGGGCTTCGAAGGACAAATCcagtaaaaagaatgtattagag ttAAAAGGAAAGAACGGTGTGGAGTTTCTCATACAGTATGATACAGAAAGCATCATCACTGACTGGCACAAAGTCTTAGTGGACACCATACGACAACTT GAGTACCAGGACCACCATTCTGAGGAGGAAGACAGCGATTTATATGAAAAGATCAGCAACACAGACGACAAGTTTGGAAGCAACCTAGAGAAGCGAAGAC CCTCCAAGCCAACTGTCACACATTCATCCAGCTCTGTTGGAGAAACAGACCAGAAAAAGGTTCGAACCAAGCTAATGAAGTTCCTCATGAAACGACCCACGTTGCAGTCAGTCAAAGAAAAAGGCTACATCAGGG AAAATGTGTTTGGCTGCCATCTTGCCACACTATGTACACAGGAGAAGACCACAGTCCCCAGTTTTGTGGAGAAATGTATTAAAGCAGTGGAGAAGAGAG GTTTAGACATTGATGGATTGTATAGAGTCAGTGGGAACCTTGCTGTCATACAGAAACTGCGCTTTAAGGCTGATCACG AGGAGCTGGACCTTGAGGATGGTCAATGGGAAGATGTTCACGTCATCACCGGAGCGCTGAAGTTATTTTTCCGAGAGCTTCCTGAGCCGCTTTTCCCCTTCAGCCACTTTAATAAGTTTATCTCAGCCATCA GAATTCCTGATTACAATGCAAAACTGTCTTACTTTCGTGATCTGGTCAAATCACTTCCTCCTCCAAACCATGACACAATGAAGCTGCTTTTTGGGCATTTACACAG GGTCATCCAGTGTGGCGAAGACAATCGCATGACTGTACAGAATGTGGCGATTGTGTTCGGCCCGACGCTGCTTCGGCCAGAGATGGAGTCAGCAAACATCGCCATGCACATGGTCTTTCAGAACCAGATAGTAGAGTTCATCCTAAATGAATATGAGCGCATCTTTCACTCCAGCTAA
- the mfsd13a gene encoding transmembrane protein 180, giving the protein MGRSVWGCWQSVFSTPVLYGSLALFTTILHNVFLLYYVETFVSIYKIDKISFWVGETIFLIWNSLNDPLFGWLSDRAFLSSPQTGSQITSPEVVLKRLKALSTNGPLFALSFLAFWVSWARPGLQFLLCLCLYDGFLTMVDLHHSALMADLAVSATDRTRLNFYCSVFSALGSFSVFLSYSFWDKEDFYFFRLFCVTLAAFSILGFFFVSRLLQQRFKKEIRPKQDELSALKELSVGHAPFTNPEKPVTIGQYLKQLSKQRNFMWFVSMNLIQVFHCHFNSNFFPLFLEHLLSDNISASTGSILLGISFIAPHLNNLYFLTLCQRYGVYQVIRWLFMLKLGLSVVMLLAGADHVYLLCIFIASNRVFTEGTCKLLKLVISDLVDEDFVVNRRQQAASALLFGMVALLTKPGQTFAPLIGTWLLCVYTGYDVFVREPVKDSVSVFDTASNSETPPLRLGCFYMLVFVPITCALLQLAAWSRFTLHGRKLQGIKTLRQGAQHGHLIDVKAI; this is encoded by the exons ATGGGAAGGAGCGTTTGGGGCTGCTGGCAAAGTGTTTTCTCCACTCCAGTTCTGTATGGCTCATTGGCCCTATTTACCACCATCCTCCAcaatgtttttctgctttactATGTGGAGACATTTGTGTCCATCTATAAGATTGATAAAATCTCCTTCTGGGTGGGGGAG ACAATATTCCTTATCTGGAACAGTCTGAATGACCCTCTCTTTGGTTGGCTGAGTGACCGCGCCTTCCTCAGCTCTCCTCA GACAGGCTCACAAATCACATCTCCAGAGGTGGTGCTGAAGCGCCTGAAGGCCCTTTCCACAAATGGCCCTCTCTTCGCTCTGTCCTTCCTGGCATTCTGGGTGTCATGGGCTAGGCCCGGCCTGCAGTTCCTGCTATGCTTGTGTCTGTACGACGGTTTTCTCACCATGGTGGACCTCCACCACAGCGCCCTAATGGCGGACCTCGCTGTGTCTGCAACCGATCGCACGCGCCTCAACTTTTACTGCTCCGTGTTCAGCGCATTGGGCtccttctctgtttttttgtcttattcttTCTGGGACAAGGAGGATTTTTACTTCTTCCGTCTTTTCTGTGTAACCCTGGCAGCCTTTTCCATCCTCGgctttttctttgtgtctcGGTTGCTACAGCAACGTTTCAAAAAGGAAATCCGTCCAAAGCAAGATGAGCTGTCAGCACTTAAAGA GCTGAGTGTTGGTCACGCTCCATTTACCAACCCAGAAAAACCTGTCACTATCGGACAGTATCTCAAGCAGCTCTCCAAACAAAGAAACTTCATGTGGTTCGTCTCAATGAACCTTATTCAG GTGTTTCACTGCCACTTTAACAGcaacttcttccctcttttccttgAACATCTCTTGTCTGACAATATCTCTGCCTCAACAGGTTCGATCTTACTTG GAATCTCTTTCATTGCCCCCCACCTGAACAACTTGTATTTCCTGACACTGTGCCAGCGTTATGGGGTTTACCAGGTTATCCGTTGGCTGTTTATGCTCAAACTGGGACTTAGTGTGGTTATGCTGCTTGCAGGGGCTGACCACGTTTATCTGCTGTGCATCTTCATCGCTAG taatCGCGTGTTCACGGAGGGTACCTGCAAGCTACTGAAATTGGTGATTTCTGATCTGGTCGATGAGGACTTTGTGGTAAACCGACGTCAGCAGGCTGCCTCTGCTCTCCTCTTTGGGATGGTTGCCTTGTTAACCAAACCTGGCCAGACTTTCGCCCCACTCATCGGCACCTGGTTGCTTTGTGTTTACACAG GTTACGATGTTTTTGTGAGGGAGCCTGTGAAGGATTCTGTCTCGGTGTTTGACACTGCCTCTAACTCAGAGACTCCGCCTCTGCGCCTGGGCTGCTTCTACATGTTGGTGTTCGTGCCTATCACCTGTGCCCTGCTGCAGCTGGCCGCCTGGTCTCGCTTCACACTGCATGGCCGAAAGCTGCAGGGAATCAAGACCCTAAGGCAGGGGGCCCAGCATGGCCACCTTATCGATGTCAAGGCCATTTGA
- the arhgap27 gene encoding rho GTPase-activating protein 27 isoform X1, with protein MELVSVEHDFEYKAKDGRLVSIKPNESYILVSKTNDHWWHVRKDLHSRPFYVPAQYVKELSAPTKDCPGPSKLNIDECLNNSKPVNVTKKTPHDTTVVLRESAVDYSRETCRFSTFGFCDNAPDVKLCEPLKEIPRTSSFAHTLNDTKTHNSMRSFSFTSIPLHTEGLQLYAEPHAKPKTREKQQEAKSSLQDGETEKPLTVVDDTDVGFPSPPPLLYCMIPEINITEFDTSAEKSDHVASSLRLSLNQPAAAAASPMDEQVQNESLRTAVYVNVEQLRRSICESPHSASSPGSPSYLDQEEWEVHVDQESGQEYYYHPATGHTTWDNPFLDSPTDPEQLSLKEPCSPTPSQSPIRSLSTSSPTGWTSDWEQLVDETSGRPYFYNPMSGETSWEPPEQQSPYPPLMEPMSVHRFHEDGPPPLPEEDYPCEDYPPAEQPEAHEEPLTTGPPTLPKEYTLSHVCRTIIPRANLDRSTPPGWHLTVEPNGTWVFTSENSPDQWIKSVDERGQTYYYLRDGSKSQWNLPEVPVAPSQYRVENGVETQNVSVMKNWRHTMGPAQLNVTQDDGRFVPTHKRNTSDYSSDSSSTGNSPETQHNVQNLEKAGILNKTKVSENGKKVRKNWTQTWTVLHGGVLTFHKDPKSTTTGAASKTNQIVPEVTVDLKGAAIGWASKDKSSKKNVLELKGKNGVEFLIQYDTESIITDWHKVLVDTIRQLEYQDHHSEEEDSDLYEKISNTDDKFGSNLEKRRPSKPTVTHSSSSVGETDQKKVRTKLMKFLMKRPTLQSVKEKGYIRENVFGCHLATLCTQEKTTVPSFVEKCIKAVEKRGLDIDGLYRVSGNLAVIQKLRFKADHEELDLEDGQWEDVHVITGALKLFFRELPEPLFPFSHFNKFISAIRIPDYNAKLSYFRDLVKSLPPPNHDTMKLLFGHLHRVIQCGEDNRMTVQNVAIVFGPTLLRPEMESANIAMHMVFQNQIVEFILNEYERIFHSS; from the exons ATGGAGCTTGTCTCGGTGGAGCATGATTTCGAGTACAAAGCAAAGGATGGTCGCCTTGTATCCATCAAACCAAACGAGAGTTACATCCTGGTGTCCAAAACCAATGACCACTGGTGGCATGTTCGCAAAGACCTGCACAGCAGACCTTTTTATGTCCCTGCTCAGTATGTGAAGGAGCTCTCAGCCCCCACCAAAGACTGTCCTGGTCCCAGTAAACTGAATATAGATGAATGTCTGAATAATAGTAAGCCTGTGAATGTGACTAAGAAAACACCACATGATACAACAGTTGTGCTTCGTGAATCTGCTGTGGACTATTCAAGGGAGACATGCCGCTTCTCCACTTTTGGTTTCTGTGACAATGCCCCTGATGTGAAGCTATGTGAGCCTCTGAAAGAAATACCACGCACCAGTAGCTTTGCACACACCTTAAATGACACAAAGACTCACAACTCAATGCGAAGTTTTTCATTTACTTCAATACCTCTGCACACAGAAGGCCTGCAACTGTATGCAGAACCTCATGCTAAGCCAAAGACCAGGGAAAAACAGCAGGAGGCCAAAAGCTCACTGCAGGACGGTGAAACTGAGAAGCCACTTACCGTTGTGGATGATACAGATGTGGGCTTCCCTTCACCCCCACCACTATTATATTGCATGATTCCAGAGATAAACATCACTGAATTTGACACTTCTGCTGAGAAATCAGATCATGTGGCTTCATCATTACGGCTCAGTTTAAAtcagcctgcagcagcagcagcttctcctATGGATGAacag GTGCAGAATGAGAGTCTCCGGACAGCAGTGTACGTCAATGTAGAGCAGCTTCGTCGAAGCATCTGCGAGTCTCCCCACTCAGCTTCATCGCCCGGCTCACCTTCCTATCTTGACCAGGAAGAATGGGAGGTGCATGttgaccaagaaagtggacagGAATACTATTATCACCCCGCTACGGGGCACACCACTTGGGATAACCCCTTTTTAGACTCCCCTACAGACCCTGAGCAGCTTTCTCTAAAGGAGCCCTGCTCCCCCACGCCTTCTCAGTCTCCTATCCGTTCTCTGTCCACTTCCTCCCCCACTGGGTGGACCTCAGACTGGGAGCAGTTAGTGGATGAGACCAGTGGTCGCCCCTACTTCTACAATCCAATGTCTGGGGAGACGTCCTGGGAACCTCCAGAGCAGCAGAGCCCATATCCCCCTCTGATGGAGCCTATGAGTGTGCACAGGTTTCATGAAGATGGGCCG cctCCATTACCAGAGGAGGACTACCCTTGTGAGGATTACCCCCCTGCAGAACAGCCAGAAGCCCACGAGGAGCCCCTTACAACTGGACCTCCCACTCTCCCGAAAGAGTACACCCTCAGCCATGTTTGCCGGACCATCATTCCCCGGGCCAATCTGGACCGCAGCACCCCACCTGGTTGGCACCTCACCGTGGAACCCAACGGGACATGGGTGTTCACAAGTGAAAACTCTCCAGATCAG TGGATCAAGTCTGTGGATGAACGAGGGCAGACCTACTACTACCTGAGAGATGGTTCCAAGTCCCAGTGGAACCTGCCTGAA GTTCCTGTAGCTCCAAGCCAGTACAGGGTGGAAAATGGTGTTGAGACCCAAAATGTGTCAGTCATGAAAAACTGGAGACACACCATGGGACCTGCTCAGCTCAACGTCACCCAGGATGATggg aGGTTTGTCCCAACTCACAAGAGGAACACGTCAGACTACAGCAGCGACAGCTCCAGTACAGGAAACTCTCCAGAGACGCAGCATAAC GTGCAGAACTTGGAGAAAGCTGGAATcctcaataaaacaaaagtgtcTGAGAATGGAAAGAAAGTGAG GAAAAACTGGACTCAGACATGGACAGTTCTTCATGGAGGAGTCCTGACTTTCCACAAGGACCCAAAGTCAACAACAACAGGTGCCGCG AGCAAGACCAATCAGATTGTTCCCGAGGTCACAGTGGATCTGAAAGGCGCTGCGATTGGCTGGGCTTCGAAGGACAAATCcagtaaaaagaatgtattagag ttAAAAGGAAAGAACGGTGTGGAGTTTCTCATACAGTATGATACAGAAAGCATCATCACTGACTGGCACAAAGTCTTAGTGGACACCATACGACAACTT GAGTACCAGGACCACCATTCTGAGGAGGAAGACAGCGATTTATATGAAAAGATCAGCAACACAGACGACAAGTTTGGAAGCAACCTAGAGAAGCGAAGAC CCTCCAAGCCAACTGTCACACATTCATCCAGCTCTGTTGGAGAAACAGACCAGAAAAAGGTTCGAACCAAGCTAATGAAGTTCCTCATGAAACGACCCACGTTGCAGTCAGTCAAAGAAAAAGGCTACATCAGGG AAAATGTGTTTGGCTGCCATCTTGCCACACTATGTACACAGGAGAAGACCACAGTCCCCAGTTTTGTGGAGAAATGTATTAAAGCAGTGGAGAAGAGAG GTTTAGACATTGATGGATTGTATAGAGTCAGTGGGAACCTTGCTGTCATACAGAAACTGCGCTTTAAGGCTGATCACG AGGAGCTGGACCTTGAGGATGGTCAATGGGAAGATGTTCACGTCATCACCGGAGCGCTGAAGTTATTTTTCCGAGAGCTTCCTGAGCCGCTTTTCCCCTTCAGCCACTTTAATAAGTTTATCTCAGCCATCA GAATTCCTGATTACAATGCAAAACTGTCTTACTTTCGTGATCTGGTCAAATCACTTCCTCCTCCAAACCATGACACAATGAAGCTGCTTTTTGGGCATTTACACAG GGTCATCCAGTGTGGCGAAGACAATCGCATGACTGTACAGAATGTGGCGATTGTGTTCGGCCCGACGCTGCTTCGGCCAGAGATGGAGTCAGCAAACATCGCCATGCACATGGTCTTTCAGAACCAGATAGTAGAGTTCATCCTAAATGAATATGAGCGCATCTTTCACTCCAGCTAA
- the arhgap27 gene encoding rho GTPase-activating protein 15 isoform X2 — MNGRSFPSCHFNGQKKRCSLNASLISDFGLRKFLETEKRHRLVQNESLRTAVYVNVEQLRRSICESPHSASSPGSPSYLDQEEWEVHVDQESGQEYYYHPATGHTTWDNPFLDSPTDPEQLSLKEPCSPTPSQSPIRSLSTSSPTGWTSDWEQLVDETSGRPYFYNPMSGETSWEPPEQQSPYPPLMEPMSVHRFHEDGPPPLPEEDYPCEDYPPAEQPEAHEEPLTTGPPTLPKEYTLSHVCRTIIPRANLDRSTPPGWHLTVEPNGTWVFTSENSPDQWIKSVDERGQTYYYLRDGSKSQWNLPEVPVAPSQYRVENGVETQNVSVMKNWRHTMGPAQLNVTQDDGRFVPTHKRNTSDYSSDSSSTGNSPETQHNVQNLEKAGILNKTKVSENGKKVRKNWTQTWTVLHGGVLTFHKDPKSTTTGAASKTNQIVPEVTVDLKGAAIGWASKDKSSKKNVLELKGKNGVEFLIQYDTESIITDWHKVLVDTIRQLEYQDHHSEEEDSDLYEKISNTDDKFGSNLEKRRPSKPTVTHSSSSVGETDQKKVRTKLMKFLMKRPTLQSVKEKGYIRENVFGCHLATLCTQEKTTVPSFVEKCIKAVEKRGLDIDGLYRVSGNLAVIQKLRFKADHEELDLEDGQWEDVHVITGALKLFFRELPEPLFPFSHFNKFISAIRIPDYNAKLSYFRDLVKSLPPPNHDTMKLLFGHLHRVIQCGEDNRMTVQNVAIVFGPTLLRPEMESANIAMHMVFQNQIVEFILNEYERIFHSS, encoded by the exons ATGAATGGCCGGTCGTTCCCTTCATGCCATTTCAATGGGCAAAAAAAGAGGTGTTCCTTGAACGCCTCACTAATTTCAGATTTTGGTCTGCGAAAGTTTCTGGAGACGGAGAAACGCCATCGACTG GTGCAGAATGAGAGTCTCCGGACAGCAGTGTACGTCAATGTAGAGCAGCTTCGTCGAAGCATCTGCGAGTCTCCCCACTCAGCTTCATCGCCCGGCTCACCTTCCTATCTTGACCAGGAAGAATGGGAGGTGCATGttgaccaagaaagtggacagGAATACTATTATCACCCCGCTACGGGGCACACCACTTGGGATAACCCCTTTTTAGACTCCCCTACAGACCCTGAGCAGCTTTCTCTAAAGGAGCCCTGCTCCCCCACGCCTTCTCAGTCTCCTATCCGTTCTCTGTCCACTTCCTCCCCCACTGGGTGGACCTCAGACTGGGAGCAGTTAGTGGATGAGACCAGTGGTCGCCCCTACTTCTACAATCCAATGTCTGGGGAGACGTCCTGGGAACCTCCAGAGCAGCAGAGCCCATATCCCCCTCTGATGGAGCCTATGAGTGTGCACAGGTTTCATGAAGATGGGCCG cctCCATTACCAGAGGAGGACTACCCTTGTGAGGATTACCCCCCTGCAGAACAGCCAGAAGCCCACGAGGAGCCCCTTACAACTGGACCTCCCACTCTCCCGAAAGAGTACACCCTCAGCCATGTTTGCCGGACCATCATTCCCCGGGCCAATCTGGACCGCAGCACCCCACCTGGTTGGCACCTCACCGTGGAACCCAACGGGACATGGGTGTTCACAAGTGAAAACTCTCCAGATCAG TGGATCAAGTCTGTGGATGAACGAGGGCAGACCTACTACTACCTGAGAGATGGTTCCAAGTCCCAGTGGAACCTGCCTGAA GTTCCTGTAGCTCCAAGCCAGTACAGGGTGGAAAATGGTGTTGAGACCCAAAATGTGTCAGTCATGAAAAACTGGAGACACACCATGGGACCTGCTCAGCTCAACGTCACCCAGGATGATggg aGGTTTGTCCCAACTCACAAGAGGAACACGTCAGACTACAGCAGCGACAGCTCCAGTACAGGAAACTCTCCAGAGACGCAGCATAAC GTGCAGAACTTGGAGAAAGCTGGAATcctcaataaaacaaaagtgtcTGAGAATGGAAAGAAAGTGAG GAAAAACTGGACTCAGACATGGACAGTTCTTCATGGAGGAGTCCTGACTTTCCACAAGGACCCAAAGTCAACAACAACAGGTGCCGCG AGCAAGACCAATCAGATTGTTCCCGAGGTCACAGTGGATCTGAAAGGCGCTGCGATTGGCTGGGCTTCGAAGGACAAATCcagtaaaaagaatgtattagag ttAAAAGGAAAGAACGGTGTGGAGTTTCTCATACAGTATGATACAGAAAGCATCATCACTGACTGGCACAAAGTCTTAGTGGACACCATACGACAACTT GAGTACCAGGACCACCATTCTGAGGAGGAAGACAGCGATTTATATGAAAAGATCAGCAACACAGACGACAAGTTTGGAAGCAACCTAGAGAAGCGAAGAC CCTCCAAGCCAACTGTCACACATTCATCCAGCTCTGTTGGAGAAACAGACCAGAAAAAGGTTCGAACCAAGCTAATGAAGTTCCTCATGAAACGACCCACGTTGCAGTCAGTCAAAGAAAAAGGCTACATCAGGG AAAATGTGTTTGGCTGCCATCTTGCCACACTATGTACACAGGAGAAGACCACAGTCCCCAGTTTTGTGGAGAAATGTATTAAAGCAGTGGAGAAGAGAG GTTTAGACATTGATGGATTGTATAGAGTCAGTGGGAACCTTGCTGTCATACAGAAACTGCGCTTTAAGGCTGATCACG AGGAGCTGGACCTTGAGGATGGTCAATGGGAAGATGTTCACGTCATCACCGGAGCGCTGAAGTTATTTTTCCGAGAGCTTCCTGAGCCGCTTTTCCCCTTCAGCCACTTTAATAAGTTTATCTCAGCCATCA GAATTCCTGATTACAATGCAAAACTGTCTTACTTTCGTGATCTGGTCAAATCACTTCCTCCTCCAAACCATGACACAATGAAGCTGCTTTTTGGGCATTTACACAG GGTCATCCAGTGTGGCGAAGACAATCGCATGACTGTACAGAATGTGGCGATTGTGTTCGGCCCGACGCTGCTTCGGCCAGAGATGGAGTCAGCAAACATCGCCATGCACATGGTCTTTCAGAACCAGATAGTAGAGTTCATCCTAAATGAATATGAGCGCATCTTTCACTCCAGCTAA